A single region of the Mus caroli chromosome 16, CAROLI_EIJ_v1.1, whole genome shotgun sequence genome encodes:
- the LOC110311128 gene encoding cytochrome P450 2J2-like — MFPWALRHLSGPHQKIFQYHEAVRGFISHEIIRHKLRTAEAPKDFINCYLSQITKAIDDPVSTFNEENLIQVVIDLFLGGTDTTATTLHWALIYLVHHRAIQERVQQELDEMLGAAQTICYEDRERLPYTRAVLHEVQRLSSVVAVGAVRQCVTSTWMHGYYVPKGTIILPNLASVLYDPECWETPHQFNPGHFLDKDGNFVANEAFLPFSAGHRVCPGEQLARMELFLMFATLLRTFQFQLPEGSQGLRLEYVFGGTLQPQPQKICAVLRQSSLSPREP, encoded by the exons ATGTTTCCCTGGGCCCTCCGCCACCTCTCAGGACCCCATCAGAAGATATTTCAGTACCATGAGGCTGTAAGGGGCTTCATCAGTCATGAAATCATCAGGCACAAGCTCAGAACAGCTGAGGCCCCCAAGGATTTCATCAACTGCTACCTGTCACAAATCACCAAG GCCATCGATGACCCTGTCTCTACATTCAATGAGGAGAACCTGATCCAAGTGGTGATCGACCTCTTTCTGGGAGGCACAGATACCACGGCCACCACACTGCACTGGGCACTCATATACCTGGTCCATCACAGAGCCATCCAAG AGCGTGTGCAGCAGGAGCTGGATGAGATGCTGGGAGCTGCACAGACCATCTGCTATGAGGACCGAGAGCGACTGCCCTACACCCGTGCTGTCCTCCACGAGGTGCAGCGCCTTAGCAGCGTTGTGGCTGTGGGTGCTGTACGCCAGTGTGTGACTTCCACTTGGATGCATGGTTATTATGTGCCCAAG GGAACCATCATCTTGCCCAATCTGGCCTCCGTGCTGTATgaccctgagtgctgggagacCCCTCATCAATTCAACCCTGGCCACTTCCTAGACAAGGATGGAAACTTTGTGGCCAATGAGGCCTTCCTGCCCTTCTCTGCAG GGCATCGGGTGTGTCCTGGGGAGCAGCTTGCCCGAATGGAGCTCTTCCTGATGTTTGCCACCCTCCTCAGGACCTTTCAGTTTCAACTACCAGAAGGGAGCCAGGGCCTCAGGCTGGAATATGTCTTTGGTGGTACACTGCAACCTCAGCCCCAGAAGATTTGCGCAGTGCTTCGCCAGAGCAGCCTCAGCCCTAGGGAGCCCTAG